The Saprospiraceae bacterium sequence ACCCCTTTTGTTTTTTTAAATAAAATCAGCCCTGAACAATTTGCAATATTTCAGGAGCACATACATAAGTTTCCTGGGTTTACCGCTGAAGAAAGGATCATAAGAGGATATCCTCACCATAATGCGTCCCATGTATTGGGTTATCTGGGTGAAGTAAACCAATCAATTATTGATAATTCAGTTGGTAAATATGAAATGGGAGATTTCATAGGAAAAACAGGCCTTGAAATTGCATATGAGAACGAACTCGGAGGTACTAAAGGTATCAATTATATCCTTAAGGACCCACATAACAGAAAAATAGGGGCATATGAAAATGGGAGACTTGACAGTTTGGCGATCCCCGGAGAAGATATGGAGATCAGTATAGATCTGGAATTGCAGGCATATGCAGATAGTCTTATGATGAATAAAAGAGGAGGACTTGTAGCAATAGAACCTTCTACTGGGCAGATACTTGCTATGGTCAGTGCTCCTACATATGATCCTAATATACTCAGTCTGGACCAAAACAGAAATGAGGGAATGAGTCAATTATTGATGGACACCATCAACAGACCACTAAATAACAGGGCTGTTACCAACAGATATCCTCCCGGATCTATCTTTAAACCTATTTTGTCACTGATTGCAATGCAAAAAGGGCTTTATTCAGCCGGTCGAGGAGGCATATGCAGAGGAGGCTATCGTTTGAGTGCCAGCAAGGTGGTAAAATGTCATGGACACGCTCCTATCACTGGCATTTCTTCAGCGATCCAATATTCCTGCAATACATATTATTGTGGTATGATGAGAGAGTTGCTCGACATGTATTCCTTTAAAAAGCCAGGTATCGGTCTGGATACTGTGGTTTCATATCTAAAGGATTTTGGGTTAGGAAGTAAACTGGGACTTGATTTTAGTTATGAAAATAAGGGATTTATACCTAATTCAGCTTTCTATGATCGAGCTTACAGAAGTGAGCTGACAGGATGGAGGTCAGCATGGGTTATTTCGCTGGGTATCGGTCAGGGAGAAATGCAGTTGACCACTGTACAAATGGCAAATCTTGCTGCCATTTTAGCTAACAGAGGGCACTTCTATACACCACACTTCATCAGAAAATATCTATCAGGTAAGCCTGTGCCGGACAAGTTTACTACCAAACACAAAGTCAGAATCGATGCGAGGCATTTTGGCCCTGTGGTCGATGGTCTGGAAAATGTAGTTCTCGCAGGTACTGCAAGAGTAGCATTTGTCGAAGGGCTTGATATCTGTGGCAAGACAGGTACATCACAAAACACACACGGCAAGGACCACTCTGTCTTTTTCGGATTTGCACCCAAAAATAATCCAAAGATCGCAGTAGCTGTTTTTGTTGAAAATGCCGGATGGGGTGGGGATTGGGCAGCTCCTATTTCCAGTTTGTTGATCGAGAAATATCTAAATAAAAAAGTATCCCCTGCGAGAAAATATCTGGAAGACAAAATGTTTAAAGGGCTTGTTAAAACAGCCGGCGCCGTTCCTAAAATAGTAGGTTTGTAATTTTCTTTGCATTTGCTGCTTAATATTTAATTGATAATTCGTAAATTGTGCCAAATGTTTACGAATTATGGATTCATCAAAAGTACATGTTCACTCACTTTTTACTGACTTTGATATAGCGCTGTTTAAGACAGGCAAACATTACCACATATACAATTTATTAGGATCACATCTGCTGCACCTTAATGGCGAAGATGGTTGTTATTTTGCAGTATATGCACCTAATGCCGAAAAGATATGCGTAGTAGGTGAATTTAATCATTGGAACGGATCGAATCACATGTTGTATTCAAGATGGGATGGTTCCGGTATCTGGGAGGGTTTTATCCCCGGTGTGAATCATGGTTCTATATATAAATACAAAATATATCCATACAACCACGGTCGCATCAGAATGAAAGCTGATCCATATGCTATCAAAGCAGAAGTTCCACCCAGGTCAGGTTCCGTAGTCTGGGATTTTAAGTATCACTGGAATGACAAAAAATGGATGTCAGACCGCAAAACTATCAATACACATCATCAGCCTCACTCGGTCTATGAGATGCATTTTGGCTCATGGAGGCGTCATATTGAAGAAAAAAGATCACTGACATATGTGGAAATGGCCGACCAACTAATTCCCTATCTGTTAGAAATGGGGTATACTCATGTAGAGTTTTTGCCACTTGCCGAACATCCCTATGAACCGTCCTGGGGATATCAGGTGACGGGATATTATGCAGCTTCAGGGAGATTTGGGAATCCGGAAGCATTGATGCATTTGATAGATAAGTTGCATCAGGCAGGCATCGGAGTTATTATGGATTGGGTTCCGGCACACTTTCCGTCTGATGACTTTTCACTGGCTACATTTGATGGGTCGTGTGTATATGAACATCCGGATCGCAGGAAAGGCTTTCATCCCGATTGGAATACATTGATTTTTAACTACGGAAGGCCCGAGGTACGCAGTTTTCTGATATCCAATGCCTTTTTCTGGCTCGGGAAGTATCATATTGACGGGTTGAGGGTAGACGCTGTTTCATCAATAGCTTTTCTGGACTATTCGAGAAAAGAAGGAGAGTGGGAGCCCAATCAATATGGAGGTCGCGAAAATCTTGAAGCTATCAGCTTCCTACAGGAGTTCAATACAGCAGTATATGGGGCATTTCCGGGGATTCAGACTATCGCCGAAGAATCCACTTCATACCCAATGGTGTCAAGACCAGTTCATCAGGGAGGACTCGGATTTGGTATGAAATGGATGATGGGATGGATGCATGATACTATAGATTATTTTAAAAGGGAGTTTAAATACAGAAAGTTTCACCAAAATGACATTACTTTCAGTATCATGTATGCTTTTTCTGAAAATTTTATGCTGGCATTATCTCATGACGAAGTGGTACACGGCAAATCGTCTATGATTGGAAAAATGAGCGGCGACGAATGGCAGAAATTTGCAAATCTGAGGACACTGTATGCTTACATGTTTACGCACCCGGGCACTAAACTTTTATTTATGGGAAATGACATGGGACAATACAATGAATGGAATTTTACCATCCAATTGGAGTGGGATTTACTCCAGTATCCATCCCACAGGGGTTTGAATGATACAATCAAGGCTCTCAATCATCTTTATAAATCTGAAAAAGCATTATATCATTACAACTTCAGTCCTGTAGGATTTGAATGGATCGATGCCGGTGACCGAGCTAATTCCATATTGATATTTCAAAGAAAATCAGATATAAAAAACGATGTACTAATGATAGTATGCAATTTGAATATCACTGCGCACAATACCTACAAGGTCGGACTTTATGCCAAACAGACCTGGCAGATGATATTTAATTCTGATGATAAGAGTTTTTGGGGTAGCGGATATGAAGTAAAAAGAAAGGTTGCAACCAGGAAAATAGAATGGAATGGCAGAAAACATACACTGGAAATAGATATTCCACCATTGTCCGTAACAGTCTATCGCTTGTTATCATCATTGGAAGACAAGCCCAAAGCAACAAAAACTAAAGCAGCGACAACAAAAAAAGTGGAAACCAAAGTGAAGGGTAAAATTCCATAACATTTTAGTTGGCCATTTTCAAATCATGAATAGTAATACAAAAGTGTGTATAACATATGGCACTTCTTTTAGGATAAGAATGAAAACGGCAAACGGCATTTATGAGTATTAGTCCAAATGGAATATTTCCTCAATTTACCCCGACCCCTGAAGGAGAGATCAGATGTCTGAAGAGGTAAAGGGTGGGTCGCCCCTTGAGGAAATGAGAGTTATTGGGAAGGTAATTTGGCTTTTCTTACCCCTGCCCCTGAAGGGGAATGCAGTGCTTTTATTATGACAAGTGGGTGGGGCGTCCCTTGAGGAAATGAGAGTTATTGTGAAGGTAATTTGGCTCTTCTTACCCTTGCCCCTGTAGGGGAATGCAGCACTTTTATTATGACAAGTGGGTGGGTCGTCCCTTGAGGGAATGAAGGTAGTGGGCAAACGGCACTTATGAGTATGAGTCCAGATGGAATATTTCCTCAATTTACCCCCGACCCCTGAAGGACAGATCTGATGTCTGAAGAGAGGTAAAGGGTGGGGCGTCCCTTGAGGAAATGAGAGTTATTGGGAAGGTAATTTGGCTTTTCTTACCCCTGCCCCTGAAGGGGAATGCAGCGCTTTTATTATGACAATTCCTGGAATTGGTATTATTCATTACCTTTGAGCCAAATAAGTTATCACATAATGAAATTTGCCACCAAAGTTATCCATGCGGGAATTGAGCCTGATCCTTCAACAGGAGCGATCATGACACCTATCTATCAGACATCAACCTATGTGCAGGCAGCACCGGGCGATCATAAAGGATATGAGTATGCGCGTACTCAAAATCCAACAAGAACAGTACTGGAAAAAAACCTTGCTGCACTCGAAAATGCCACAGATGCTATTTGTTTTGGAAGCGGACTGGCAGCCATGGATAGTGTACTGAAGCTGCTCAATCCAGGAGATGAGGTGATTGCTTGTGACGATTTGTATGGCGGGTCGTACAGGATCATGACAAAGGTATTTGGAAAGTACGGGATTAAATTTCATTTTGTCGGTATGAGCGATGTAAATGGCCTGAATGCTCTGATGACTTCAAATACCAAAATGATCTGGGTAGAGACACCTACCAATCCTATGCTCAACATCATAGACATCAAAGCAGTATGTGACCATGTAAAAGGTAAAGGTATCATGGTATGCGTAGACAATACATTTGCATCACCTTATCTACAGAATCCATTGGATTTGGGAGCAGATATCGTAGTACACTCGGCTACAAAATATATCGGTGGACACTCTGACGTCATACATGGTGTAGTGATCACCAATGATGCTGATATATCAAGACAAATCAGATTTTTGCAGAATGCAGTAGGTGCTGTACCAGGTCCCCAGGATTGTTTTTTGATTCTCAGAGGTATCAAGACCTTGCATATCAGAGTAGAAAGAGCGTGCCAAAATGCAGAAAAAATTGCCCTTTATCTCAAAAATCACCCAAAAGTATCCAAAGTTTATTTCCCGGGCTTTCCGGACCATCCAAGTCATGATGTGGCTAAAAAGCAGATGAAAATGTTTGGCGGCATGGTATCCTTTGATTTGGTAGCCAACAATGAAGAGAGCGCACGCAAAGTACTGAGCGGTACACATTATTTTTCATTGGCTGAGTCACTGGGTGGTGTAGAGTCCCTGATAGGTCATCCGGCGAGTATGACACACGGGTCTATACCGAGAGAAGAAAGGCTCAAAGTGGGATTGACGGATTCTTTGATACGTTTGAGCGTAGGCATAGAAGATGTGGATGATTTGATACAGGATTTGGAGGAGGCATTGGCTTTGGTTTAAGAAAGCAATTATACCCAACAGAAAATTGAATGTGAAAATTTATGATAAACTTGGGTTAGTTTGTTGATTTTCAGGCATATTCTCTTGAATTAACTATTTTGATATTATCCTTCTGCCTTTTTATTTGAAATTTAGAAATAAGAATAAGTTAAAAATTTTATTGCCTTAAAATCAATATATTATGATCATGAAATCAAAATAATCGCCTTATTTAGTTCACCTGCCCGCCTATAAAATAGTTGTCAGGCAGGCCAAAGCGTTGATTATTTTATCGTCAGAACCATAATGTTTTGAGTTACAACTAAGAAAAATTTTAAACATACTCTAAAGTGGAAAAAAGGAAGATAATAAAATTGACCCTTCATCCGAAATAAGTCGACATTTGTAGATAATCCTCTAGGATCGGTATTTAGTCATGCAACTCAATAGGACACAATAGCGTCATTGGTGTATAATTTTGATTTTATAACCCATTAAATATTTATCATCATGAAAAATTTAAAAAGTATTTTCGCAGTTGTTGGTTTTGCTTTGATGACACAATTTTCGATCGCAGGCGATGTTTCAGTTGCCAAAAAACCCGAAAGTGTACAAATCCGGACTATCCTCAATAGCATTGATTTTACAAATCTTGTTAAGTCTGAGACAAAGCTGAATATCAGTTTTTTTATCAACTCACAAAACGAAGTGATCGTTGTTACTACCAACAACAAAGAGTTGGACGGTGTAATAAAGAGTACGCTGAACTACAAAAAAATAGCGGTTAATGAACTGGAATACAACAAAGTATATACCGTTCCTGTCCACATAAAATAAGAGTATGTTTATATTTATATGTTTGAGCGAAAGTGAGGAAATTTAATTTTGGACAAGGCATATTTTGCAGTCGTAGCCGGTCAAGACGATTTTTAGAAAAATGTCTTGATCGGGACAGAAGCGTCCCGGAAGCTCAAGCGTAGCTTGACCCCTTACAGCGAAAAATATATTGATGGCTAAAAATAAATTTGCCACTTGGAGCCAAATGATAAAAGTATAAACATACTCTAAGCATTTTTCATAGTTAATTGTTTTGAAGCCGAAGGAAAATGATTCTTCGGCTTTTTTATTGAAAAATTATGGCGTATAGATTGTGTAGATATAATTTTTTCAAAGAAAATTATCATCGTTTATATTGTCCTAGAAGTACAATGAAAATTATTCAATGATGACAAACTACTTTTCTGATATAAGCACAAGTTTAAACAATTCACATTAGTTTCACTATTACAAGCCATCCAAAGAGAAGTCAACTAAACCAGGTGGTATCATCAAGATTAATAAGGACTTTTTGCTGTTTTGGCATTTTCTGGAAGTTGAAACTCTTTGGCGTCAAGCTTCATTTCTTGAAGGGAGATCGCTTCACTTACCAAATTGAACTGTTGCGTATCTATTATAGATTTCAGTGGAAGTGATTGGGATACGTTCAGGTATTCATACCAATTACCATAAAAATGGTTCTTGAATAATGCAATGTCCACACCAATTTTTTGATTGAAGTAGTATTTTTGAACTCCGCTTTTACAATTCATTTTGACTTCATCACACTTGTAACCAAGTATGTCCACAACGCCTTTGTTTATTTCAACACTAATTACACTGTCAGGATTTATATTGCCGACATTCCAAAGGATAGTCTCAGAGTTTGCTATTTTATTATACAGTTTATTGTCTTTGTTAATGTAAAGTTGCCATTTAATGAGCGTACCGTTAAAACTTGATTTGTAGTTGCCTTCTTTAATAATGTATTCCTGGACAGTTCCCATCATGGAGTTGAATTGTTGGTCCTGCACGTTTGGAAGTTTACTCTTGTAACTATTTTGATATGTGATTTTGCCTTCAAAAGTCTGTCCGTAAACGATTATTGCAATAATTGCTAAAAATAATGTCAGAAGATTTCTCATTGTTTTTATTGTTTTTATTATTTCGTTGTTAAAGTTTCAAATATCCACCTACTTCTTCTCCAACACCACCACTATCTTGTTGAAATCAGCGGCAGCATTAACGACTTTTTTATAATCTTCAAATACAGATAGCGGGAATTGCATACTTTTGTAATACTCATGGTTGGTCACTTCTAGTGTTTTGTCCGTTTGTTTTGCGCTGCTGCGCCATCCACCGGCATCCTGGCCATCGACTTTGACATAATGCTCTATATTAAACACTTCCGGATTTGCGATTTTATAGCCATCGGGTAGTTTGATGGTGATATTTCTGGTGTAGAAATGCGGAAAATACATCTCCACAGGTAGCACCCGTTTTTCAGCCTGATACATTTCCATTTGCCTGCCGATGAGTACACCTACATTAAAGAGAAGATTGTCGCCGGCTTTTTGAAGCAGGTCTTTGCCATGAAATCTTACATCTATGATAAACGGATCTTTTCCGAGGTGTTGGATACCATCATTTGAAGTTTGGATGGATATTTTTCTGCTTCCTGCGTAAAATTATTGGCTATATCATCAACGATTTCCTTGTATCTGTCATCGGGCACAAAATCTTTGATGACCTGATAGTTTGTGGCAGAGTAACCCTGATATTTGTGGATAGTATGTACTTCAGGATTTTCTGTGTCTTTGGTAAAATCTATGACGATGTCAGTAAAATCATGTGTCGTATTGCCATCCGGTATTTCTATCATTTTGACTTCACCCACTCCCATCTTCGCACCTCCAAACTCTCTTTCCCTGATAAAAAGGCCATAATTGGCTCCATAGTTAAAATTGAATAATGGTATACGATACTCTGCAGATACCGGCTCCATATATTTATTAATGTCAGGAAAGTAAAAAAGAACCTCGTCTACCTGCTCGAGTGTCTCAAAATCTTTATCAAAAAAGGTTTCAAATCTTTTGGAAGTCAGTACTGTCTGGTAGCCAATGTTCAACTTTTTGAAAACGGCAGTGTACAGCCTGAGCATATCGAGTTCGTTGGCCTGTTTTGACTTGACAGCATCAGCAAAGGATTTATTTTCATCAAAATATCTATTGTACGAAACCGTTGTTTTTATCTTATTCTCGATATTCCGAATTTGTTCAGTCGGGTCTTTTGATATCGGAATGTCCTTGATGAACTTTAGGATGACTTCATCTGCTTTTTTGTCTGTTTCAGGATGCAGATTTTCATATACAGCCCCTGCAAACTCCCTGTAATTGTTCAGATTTTTTGCTCCCGTGGCAGTATTGGAGTCCAGTTTGTACTTAAAAAATTTGCTTAGAGCCGTCTCATTGGCATAGGTTTCATCTGTCGGTAGTGGTTCGATCATGGATGCTTCAATCTTGTAGGCGTTTTTTTTGTCTCCGTAAGCTTTTTCTGTAAGTTTAGCTTCGGGGAGACCATTGTATGACTTAAATTTAAATCCCAGATGAGATGGACATATCAGTTCAAAAGATGTGTTGACTACCGGACTGTTACTTTGTAATCCGACCATTCTTCCATTGAAAGAAGGAGCTTCTTCAAGTATAAATATTTTTTCGATGATGGCTCCTTTTTCAAGTCCGTTTATGGCAAAATAATGATATTTGACCCCTGTTTCATTATTGATTTCCTCTTTGATATCAGCTTTGCTGAGTTCTGTTTTTTTGCCATTCCTGAGTATGACTCTGAGTTTATTGGTAAGCACTGACTCATCCATCCTGAAAGGTAAATATACTTTATTGTTGCGCTCTATAGACTTATCTGAATTAATGATGATTTTTTCATGCAACAGAGAGAATTGTCTAACATTTTTTTCATCTGCGGTGACTTCTTTTTTTATGATCTTTTGGAGAATGACTTCATTTTCATTGATCAAAGAGAGAGGTACTTCCATGTTGGTATCATCAAAGGTATAGTCTTTAAACTCAAAAGTCTGACTGTATGCCAATGAAAATATCATCAGATGAAAGCAGACAAGTATTAATTTTTTCATTATTGATTGGTTTGTTTTATTTATTAAGGTACTAAATTTTTAAGTAAATTTTCAAAAGAAAACTACAAATTTCGTTCTTCATTTAAACGTTAAAATATGAAATTATTCTTTTTAAATTGATTTTAACATCTTTTTCTTTTGTCTTGACACAAAAGAAACAAAAAGTCAAGGCTTTTTCATTTTCTTAACGTCAAAACTTCACAAAATGACTAAACATAAAAAACTCGCCTTTGGAATTTAATCTCCGTTTTTA is a genomic window containing:
- a CDS encoding penicillin-binding protein 2 — translated: MRHLTDRKFVFLYTIVIVAIIFIFRAAQMQLFSGEYTERARETTLERKMIHPARGLITDRNGKTMVYNKPIYVIYALYRKIDPKMDTTLFCHLLNIDKTTFIDNLKKDWSSQLFHKSTPFVFLNKISPEQFAIFQEHIHKFPGFTAEERIIRGYPHHNASHVLGYLGEVNQSIIDNSVGKYEMGDFIGKTGLEIAYENELGGTKGINYILKDPHNRKIGAYENGRLDSLAIPGEDMEISIDLELQAYADSLMMNKRGGLVAIEPSTGQILAMVSAPTYDPNILSLDQNRNEGMSQLLMDTINRPLNNRAVTNRYPPGSIFKPILSLIAMQKGLYSAGRGGICRGGYRLSASKVVKCHGHAPITGISSAIQYSCNTYYCGMMRELLDMYSFKKPGIGLDTVVSYLKDFGLGSKLGLDFSYENKGFIPNSAFYDRAYRSELTGWRSAWVISLGIGQGEMQLTTVQMANLAAILANRGHFYTPHFIRKYLSGKPVPDKFTTKHKVRIDARHFGPVVDGLENVVLAGTARVAFVEGLDICGKTGTSQNTHGKDHSVFFGFAPKNNPKIAVAVFVENAGWGGDWAAPISSLLIEKYLNKKVSPARKYLEDKMFKGLVKTAGAVPKIVGL
- the glgB gene encoding 1,4-alpha-glucan branching protein GlgB, whose protein sequence is MDSSKVHVHSLFTDFDIALFKTGKHYHIYNLLGSHLLHLNGEDGCYFAVYAPNAEKICVVGEFNHWNGSNHMLYSRWDGSGIWEGFIPGVNHGSIYKYKIYPYNHGRIRMKADPYAIKAEVPPRSGSVVWDFKYHWNDKKWMSDRKTINTHHQPHSVYEMHFGSWRRHIEEKRSLTYVEMADQLIPYLLEMGYTHVEFLPLAEHPYEPSWGYQVTGYYAASGRFGNPEALMHLIDKLHQAGIGVIMDWVPAHFPSDDFSLATFDGSCVYEHPDRRKGFHPDWNTLIFNYGRPEVRSFLISNAFFWLGKYHIDGLRVDAVSSIAFLDYSRKEGEWEPNQYGGRENLEAISFLQEFNTAVYGAFPGIQTIAEESTSYPMVSRPVHQGGLGFGMKWMMGWMHDTIDYFKREFKYRKFHQNDITFSIMYAFSENFMLALSHDEVVHGKSSMIGKMSGDEWQKFANLRTLYAYMFTHPGTKLLFMGNDMGQYNEWNFTIQLEWDLLQYPSHRGLNDTIKALNHLYKSEKALYHYNFSPVGFEWIDAGDRANSILIFQRKSDIKNDVLMIVCNLNITAHNTYKVGLYAKQTWQMIFNSDDKSFWGSGYEVKRKVATRKIEWNGRKHTLEIDIPPLSVTVYRLLSSLEDKPKATKTKAATTKKVETKVKGKIP
- a CDS encoding cystathionine gamma-synthase, whose translation is MKFATKVIHAGIEPDPSTGAIMTPIYQTSTYVQAAPGDHKGYEYARTQNPTRTVLEKNLAALENATDAICFGSGLAAMDSVLKLLNPGDEVIACDDLYGGSYRIMTKVFGKYGIKFHFVGMSDVNGLNALMTSNTKMIWVETPTNPMLNIIDIKAVCDHVKGKGIMVCVDNTFASPYLQNPLDLGADIVVHSATKYIGGHSDVIHGVVITNDADISRQIRFLQNAVGAVPGPQDCFLILRGIKTLHIRVERACQNAEKIALYLKNHPKVSKVYFPGFPDHPSHDVAKKQMKMFGGMVSFDLVANNEESARKVLSGTHYFSLAESLGGVESLIGHPASMTHGSIPREERLKVGLTDSLIRLSVGIEDVDDLIQDLEEALALV
- a CDS encoding DUF3857 domain-containing protein encodes the protein MKKLILVCFHLMIFSLAYSQTFEFKDYTFDDTNMEVPLSLINENEVILQKIIKKEVTADEKNVRQFSLLHEKIIINSDKSIERNNKVYLPFRMDESVLTNKLRVILRNGKKTELSKADIKEEINNETGVKYHYFAINGLEKGAIIEKIFILEEAPSFNGRMVGLQSNSPVVNTSFELICPSHLGFKFKSYNGLPEAKLTEKAYGDKKNAYKIEASMIEPLPTDETYANETALSKFFKYKLDSNTATGAKNLNNYREFAGAVYENLHPETDKKADEVILKFIKDIPISKDPTEQIRNIENKIKTTVSYNRYFDENKSFADAVKSKQANELDMLRLYTAVFKKLNIGYQTVLTSKRFETFFDKDFETLEQVDEVLFYFPDINKYMEPVSAEYRIPLFNFNYGANYGLFIREREFGGAKMGVGEVKMIEIPDGNTTHDFTDIVIDFTKDTENPEVHTIHKYQGYSATNYQVIKDFVPDDRYKEIVDDIANNFTQEAEKYPSKLQMMVSNTSEKIRLS